One region of Geminocystis sp. M7585_C2015_104 genomic DNA includes:
- a CDS encoding GatB/YqeY domain-containing protein yields MENQQASLKERIGEDIKAAMKAKDQVRLETVRSIKKLLLEKEVELRAKGKDSLSYEDEIAVLSQLAKQRKEAIEQYTKAGREDLAEKERAELAIIESYLPPQLSDEELEAKIDQIIAQTGAKTVKDLGKVMGVAMKELKGKADGKKVQELVKSKLGQ; encoded by the coding sequence ATGGAAAATCAACAAGCAAGTCTGAAAGAAAGAATAGGCGAGGATATAAAAGCCGCAATGAAAGCTAAGGATCAGGTGCGTCTAGAAACAGTAAGAAGCATCAAAAAACTTCTGTTGGAAAAAGAAGTAGAATTGAGAGCAAAAGGGAAAGATAGCCTATCCTATGAAGATGAAATAGCAGTTTTATCCCAGTTGGCTAAACAAAGAAAAGAGGCAATAGAACAATATACAAAGGCGGGCAGGGAAGATTTGGCAGAAAAAGAAAGGGCAGAATTGGCAATAATAGAAAGCTACCTACCTCCCCAACTGTCCGATGAAGAATTGGAAGCAAAAATAGACCAAATAATAGCTCAAACAGGGGCAAAAACTGTCAAAGATTTGGGGAAAGTAATGGGGGTGGCCATGAAAGAACTAAAAGGAAAAGCAGACGGCAAAAAAGTTCAAGAATTGGTGAAATCCAAACTCGGCCAATGA
- the argF gene encoding ornithine carbamoyltransferase, with amino-acid sequence MVKLEGRDLLSIADLNKEEIRTILDLAAELKKGKKQYKCDKTLGLLFYKASTRTRVSFTVAMYQLGGNVIYLEPSTTQIGRGEPIKDTARVLSRYLDIVAIRTFAQEDLQTFAEYSDIPIINALTDLEHPCQILADFQTIEENFGGLEGITIAFLGDGNNVAHSLLLGGAIMGMKVRIATPPGYEPKAEIVERARKLAANPDQILLTNSPETAVDKAQVLYTDVWVSMGQEGEAAKKIPSFQPYQLNERLVGLADREAIVLHCLPAYRGKEITEEVLEGRQSRVWDEAENRMHAQKALIACLLGLV; translated from the coding sequence ATGGTGAAGCTGGAAGGGAGAGACTTGCTGAGTATAGCGGATTTAAACAAAGAGGAAATAAGGACAATTTTAGACCTAGCAGCGGAGCTAAAAAAAGGGAAAAAACAGTACAAGTGTGACAAGACGTTGGGCCTACTGTTTTACAAAGCCTCCACTCGCACCCGTGTTTCTTTTACTGTTGCCATGTATCAATTGGGGGGCAACGTGATATACTTAGAACCCAGTACTACTCAGATTGGGAGGGGTGAGCCGATAAAGGATACTGCAAGGGTGTTGAGTCGTTATTTAGACATTGTGGCCATACGCACGTTTGCCCAGGAGGATTTACAGACTTTTGCCGAGTATAGTGATATACCCATAATCAACGCCCTAACAGACCTGGAACACCCCTGTCAGATTCTAGCAGACTTCCAGACGATAGAGGAGAATTTTGGGGGACTAGAGGGGATAACCATAGCCTTTTTGGGGGATGGTAACAATGTAGCTCATTCTCTGTTGTTGGGGGGTGCCATAATGGGGATGAAGGTGAGGATAGCGACACCTCCCGGATACGAACCAAAAGCGGAAATTGTAGAAAGGGCTAGGAAACTAGCTGCCAACCCTGACCAGATTTTGCTCACCAACTCCCCGGAAACAGCCGTGGACAAGGCTCAGGTGTTGTACACTGACGTTTGGGTAAGCATGGGGCAGGAGGGGGAAGCGGCAAAGAAAATCCCTTCCTTTCAACCCTATCAGCTGAATGAAAGGCTAGTAGGTTTGGCAGATAGGGAAGCCATAGTGTTACACTGCCTGCCGGCATACAGGGGTAAGGAGATTACTGAGGAGGTGTTGGAAGGGAGACAGTCAAGGGTTTGGGATGAGGCGGAAAACCGGATGCACGCCCAGAAGGCCCTGATAGCCTGTCTTTTGGGGTTGGTGTAG